Proteins encoded in a region of the Candidatus Methylomirabilota bacterium genome:
- a CDS encoding LLM class flavin-dependent oxidoreductase gives MRIGLLDQSPVRSGGTPADAVHETLELARAADRWGYHRYWLAEHHSTPGLAGASPEVLIAQVAAITSRLRVGSGGVMLPHYSALKVAEQFRMLETLHPGRIDLGIGRAPGSDQRTARILRHGVGGQGIEHYPQQIQDVVAFLHDDLPANHPWRGVHAMPAGPSVPEVWLLGSSDESALLAAHLGQAFCFAHFINEQGGAEVTRAYRWRFCASPDLAAPRSSVAVFAVCAETEEQARRLARSRDLFIVRLYTGRPGPYPSVEEAERYPYNAQEVAIAQHASRRSVVGTPEQVRERLLAMAADYEADELIVVTITHDFKARLRSYELLAEAFDLPGDTETTP, from the coding sequence ATGCGCATCGGCCTCCTCGACCAATCCCCCGTCCGCAGCGGCGGCACCCCCGCCGACGCGGTCCACGAGACGCTCGAGCTCGCGCGTGCCGCCGACCGCTGGGGCTACCACCGCTACTGGCTGGCCGAGCATCACTCCACTCCCGGCCTGGCCGGCGCCAGCCCCGAGGTGCTGATCGCGCAGGTGGCGGCGATCACGAGCCGCCTCCGGGTGGGATCGGGCGGCGTGATGCTGCCGCACTACAGCGCGCTGAAGGTGGCCGAGCAGTTCCGCATGCTGGAGACGCTCCACCCGGGCCGCATCGACCTCGGCATCGGCCGCGCGCCGGGCAGCGATCAGCGGACCGCGCGCATCCTGCGCCACGGGGTCGGCGGGCAGGGCATCGAGCACTATCCGCAGCAGATCCAGGACGTGGTGGCCTTCCTCCACGACGATCTGCCCGCCAATCACCCATGGCGCGGCGTGCACGCCATGCCCGCGGGGCCGAGCGTGCCGGAGGTCTGGCTGCTCGGCTCGAGCGACGAGAGCGCGTTGCTCGCCGCCCATCTGGGCCAGGCCTTCTGCTTCGCGCACTTCATCAACGAGCAGGGCGGGGCCGAGGTCACGCGCGCCTACCGCTGGCGCTTCTGCGCCTCGCCCGATCTGGCCGCCCCGCGCAGCAGCGTGGCCGTGTTCGCGGTCTGCGCGGAGACCGAGGAGCAGGCGCGCCGGCTCGCGCGCAGCCGCGATCTGTTCATCGTGCGCCTGTACACCGGCCGGCCGGGGCCGTACCCGTCGGTGGAGGAGGCGGAGCGCTACCCTTACAATGCCCAGGAGGTGGCGATCGCCCAGCACGCGAGCCGGCGCAGCGTGGTGGGGACGCCCGAGCAGGTGCGCGAGCGCCTCCTCGCGATGGCCGCCGACTACGAGGCCGACGAGCTGATCGTCGTCACCATCACCCACGACTTCAAGGCGCGCCTGCGCTCCTACGAGCTGCTGGCCGAGGCGTTCGACCTGCCCGGCGACACGGAGACGACCCCATGA
- a CDS encoding sugar phosphate isomerase/epimerase, which produces MTMRLSLHTWTLDTTPLADALGVIKKTGWDAVELRRLDFERAAQAGQSAEQVLALVRASGLPVACVGVELGWVWAGGEERARLLRVFAEQASRAKALDCATIMSPVDRGRGDVAEAARSIREVGDIAREHGVRLAVEFNSQCEQLNALGPMREVMARAAHPSTGLLLDTYHLGRTGASPRDIDDVRPEEIAYVQYSDVPRTGLEPGKALDRLPPGQGSVPFKEFFAAFQRKGYTGYASYEAPNPAAWKRPAEDVAREALAATRAVLR; this is translated from the coding sequence ATGACCATGAGGCTGTCGCTGCATACGTGGACGCTCGACACCACGCCGCTCGCCGACGCGCTCGGCGTGATCAAGAAGACGGGCTGGGACGCCGTCGAGCTGCGCCGGCTCGACTTCGAGCGGGCCGCCCAGGCCGGGCAGTCCGCCGAGCAGGTGCTAGCGCTGGTGCGCGCCTCCGGGCTGCCGGTGGCCTGCGTGGGCGTCGAGCTGGGCTGGGTCTGGGCCGGCGGCGAGGAGCGGGCGCGTCTCCTGCGCGTGTTCGCCGAGCAGGCGTCGCGCGCGAAGGCCCTCGACTGTGCGACGATCATGAGCCCGGTGGACCGCGGCCGTGGCGACGTGGCCGAGGCGGCCCGCAGCATCCGGGAAGTCGGCGACATCGCGCGCGAGCACGGCGTGCGCCTGGCCGTCGAGTTCAACTCGCAGTGCGAGCAGCTGAACGCGCTGGGCCCGATGCGCGAGGTCATGGCCCGCGCCGCCCATCCGAGCACGGGCCTCCTGCTCGACACCTATCACCTCGGCCGCACCGGCGCCTCGCCGCGCGACATCGACGACGTGCGCCCCGAGGAGATCGCCTACGTGCAGTACAGCGACGTGCCGCGCACCGGGCTGGAGCCGGGCAAGGCGCTGGACCGCCTGCCGCCGGGTCAGGGGAGCGTGCCCTTCAAGGAGTTCTTCGCCGCCTTCCAGCGCAAGGGCTACACCGGCTACGCGAGCTACGAGGCGCCCAATCCCGCCGCGTGGAAGCGCCCGGCCGAGGACGTGGCCCGGGAGGCGCTCGCGGCCACCCGCGCGGTGCTGCGGTAG
- a CDS encoding VOC family protein, with amino-acid sequence MIKHFDHVTVVVRDIDAAKQFFGLLGFKEDKSVVIKGPQFSAYMGVEDIEAEHVTLVLADVSPRTEVQLLKYHHPDPLIDPAIANLTRLGFNHVCFAVDNLEAEVARLKPKGVPLRNEVMYFHDRKLVFLSGPEGITVELSEWG; translated from the coding sequence ATGATCAAGCACTTCGACCACGTCACCGTCGTGGTCAGAGACATCGACGCCGCCAAGCAGTTCTTCGGCCTCCTGGGGTTCAAGGAAGACAAGTCGGTGGTGATCAAGGGGCCACAGTTCTCCGCCTACATGGGCGTGGAGGACATCGAGGCCGAACACGTCACACTCGTCCTTGCCGATGTGTCGCCGCGAACCGAGGTGCAGTTGCTGAAGTACCACCACCCGGATCCGCTCATCGACCCGGCCATTGCCAACCTCACCAGGCTGGGGTTCAACCACGTCTGCTTCGCCGTCGACAACCTGGAGGCCGAGGTGGCCAGGCTGAAACCCAAGGGCGTGCCGCTTCGGAACGAGGTCATGTACTTCCATGACCGAAAGCTGGTCTTCCTTTCCGGGCCGGAGGGCATCACCGTGGAACTGTCGGAATGGGGCTAG
- a CDS encoding carbonic anhydrase, whose protein sequence is MLKAAPALARLRDGNRRFTSDRAVASSFSNPSRRAELVSGQEPFAIILGCSDSRVPAELVFDQGFGDLFVIRVGGNIVAPSQVGSVEFAASRFGTRLVVVMGHSQCGVVTAALEDLQGRGGRQSRNLRAIVDRVRPSVETVLAAHRGADPERLMRDAVRANVRASVDHLRHGSELLERLIQDDGLMVVGAEYSLETGVVDFFDGVPASTGRGERGRARRG, encoded by the coding sequence ATGCTGAAGGCCGCCCCCGCGCTGGCCCGGCTGCGTGACGGGAACCGGCGCTTCACCTCGGACCGGGCGGTCGCCTCGTCCTTCTCGAACCCGTCGCGGCGCGCCGAGCTGGTCTCGGGACAGGAGCCCTTCGCGATCATCCTGGGCTGCTCGGACTCACGCGTGCCCGCCGAGCTGGTCTTCGACCAGGGCTTCGGCGACCTGTTCGTCATCCGGGTGGGCGGCAACATCGTCGCGCCTTCCCAGGTCGGCAGCGTGGAGTTCGCCGCATCGCGCTTCGGGACGCGGCTCGTGGTGGTGATGGGCCACTCCCAGTGCGGGGTGGTGACGGCCGCGCTGGAGGATCTGCAGGGACGGGGCGGCCGGCAGTCGCGCAACCTGCGCGCCATCGTGGACCGCGTACGCCCCTCGGTCGAGACGGTGCTGGCGGCTCATCGGGGCGCGGATCCCGAGCGCCTCATGCGCGACGCGGTCCGCGCCAACGTCCGCGCCTCGGTCGATCACCTGCGCCACGGCTCGGAGCTGCTGGAGCGCCTCATCCAGGACGACGGCCTGATGGTGGTCGGCGCGGAGTACTCGCTGGAGACCGGCGTGGTGGACTTCTTCGACGGCGTCCCGGCTTCGACCGGGCGGGGGGAGCGAGGGCGAGCCCGACGGGGGTGA